A part of Miscanthus floridulus cultivar M001 chromosome 6, ASM1932011v1, whole genome shotgun sequence genomic DNA contains:
- the LOC136458894 gene encoding inorganic pyrophosphatase 1-like produces the protein MAGIVVVFDFDKTIIDVDSDNWVVDNLGFTELFERLLPTMPWNTLMDTMMGELHAAGKTLGDVAEVLRAAPIDPRVPAAIKAAYALGCDLRVLSDANAFFIETVLEHHGLRGCFSQINTNPSHVDADGRLRIGPYHAAPHGCGVGTCPPNMCKGQVLDRILRESASPAGTGRKRVIYLGDGRGDYCPSLRLAREDFMMPRRGYPVWDLICEDPARVQAEVHPWADGAELEETLLRLVGRALVEETALLPALDCKLESTMPVAAQDAGMPIMPLGVKN, from the coding sequence ATGGCCGGGATCGTGGTGGTGTTCGACTTCGACAAGACGATCATCGACGTGGACAGCGACAACTGGGTCGTCGACAACCTCGGCTTCACGGAGCTGTTCGAGCGCCTCCTCCCCACCATGCCCTGGAACACCCTCATGGACACCATGATGGGTGAGCTGCACGCGGCCGGCAAGACCCTGGGCGACGTCGCCGAGGTGCTCAGGGCGGCGCCCATCGACCCGCGCGTGCCCGCCGCCATCAAGGCCGCCTACGCGCTGGGCTGCGACCTGCGCGTGCTCAGTGACGCCAACGCCTTCTTCATCGAGACCGTCCTGGAGCACCACGGCCTCCGGGGCTGCTTCTCCCAGATCAACACCAACCCCAGCCACGTCGACGCCGACGGCCGCCTCCGCATCGGGCCCTACCACGCCGCCCCGCACGGCTGCGGCGTCGGCACCTGCCCGCCCAACATGTGCAAGGGCCAGGTGCTCGACCGCATCCTCCGCGAGTCGGCGTCGCCCGCCGGGACCGGGAGGAAGCGCGTCATCTACCTGGGCGACGGCCGCGGCGACTACTGCCCGTCGCTGCGGCTGGCGCGGGAGGACTTCATGATGCCGCGCAGGGGTTACCCCGTGTGGGACCTCATCTGCGAGGACCCCGCGCGGGTGCAGGCGGAGGTGCACCCGTGGGCCGACGGCGCCGAGCTGGAGGAGACGCTGCTGCGCCTCGTCGGGAGGGCGCTCGTGGAGGAGACCGCGCTGCTGCCGGCGCTCGACTGCAAGCTCGAGTCCACCATGCCCGTTGCCGCGCAGGACGCCGGCATGCCCATCATGCCGCTGGGAGTCAAGAACTGA